The proteins below come from a single Lodderomyces elongisporus chromosome 3, complete sequence genomic window:
- a CDS encoding uncharacterized protein (BUSCO:EOG09260M87) — translation MSSPRVLDSTLIKDLSNHIYEKRKATAFQVESITKAALARNDSQTILKIIHELTDLTQLQSSTSSSSSASVTASNSAKMGAITALGSVSVALGSFAIAFFLNDIVRPIFAMFKDVDARVRYYACESLYNVAKIARGEIMLYFNEIFDVLCILVSDTESSVKNAADILDRLIKDIVSAKAVNYVSILDEMKDGGNENENGNGDQTGGRGGAGGIGGLDNESSMGSSVQDGFDSQFMSKLINGQDFNTNWGKQTSYSERLPLPSGSDSVRSHSFDAQGNTIQTVQPQEPAKAFQLPKFIPVLLERMYIVDPFTKKFLLSWLELFNDIPNLELIRFLPTFLSPLIKFMLNGAPQDIIFETENLLDIFLREIAEVESVKLEMNKKLRNIEKHATSSAEQGKGDEDVESIRNKVESLNIKNKTNENENENANENENEDKAKQSTQATQKTLSGKENNFTNGTFDGNGNNDNNDNIGNDGGDGHSHHGHDDDDGHDDDVDDGNGDNDASISQEVPFGHDIYIDHQEIIHILLSFLQGFSQNGNGNGGGLSGNSIKGKGELPDDSYETKSKVQHICLKWLRELINIAPRAILKSFSDCVTIILQNISSTEESQTYELRDQFLGFSYELQAFLNKFYTDIRSLEIFGVTEESETSFNAKQLPDLLASISKRFLSQGSNHSNELSKVTALDWFVFVYERVPTEFLNFFQNQDNEFGLTDLLKYDASDNVILKVLQLLAKVSESNQEFFRDFIAKLIKLFQSGGFDKNHKVDFIIRKLCLSLNSEIIFTTLAEVLLSEYKSDESHDLNYMEFANMMIITLNNILLTSTELRLFRRKLKSIDLASEENWNLFSTLFKSWCFDASSAISLCLLTSNYYLSHLVIKSLADLEITSRLLLQLDVLIQLLESPIFVKLRLQLLDPLRYSDLYKSLYGLLMILPQSTTFQNLRNRVSTISVFHENCGSYSSFSASSEEQPASASLENKLQERRDKEDITAKVKEKSRSLLEHFEEIQVNFEELQI, via the coding sequence ATGTCTTCACCAAGGGTGCTTGATTCAACCCTTATCAAAGACTTATCAAACCACATCTACGAAAAACGAAAGGCAACAGCATTTCAAGTTGAATCGATCACCAAGGCTGCCCTTGCGCGTAATGATAGCCAAACCATCCTCAAAATAATCCATGAACTTACAGATCTTACACAATTACAATCATCCACATCGCTGAGTAGCTCTGCCTCAGTGACGGCGTCAAACTCGGCAAAAATGGGTGCCATTACCGCGTTGGGAAGTGTTTCCGTTGCACTCGGCTCTTTCGCAattgccttttttttaaacgaTATAGTTCGACCGATCTTTGCAATGTTTAAAGATGTTGATGCTCGTGTGAGGTACTATGCTTGTGAATCCTTGTATAATGTTGCCAAAATAGCACGTGGTGAGATTATGCTTTATTTCAATGAGATTTTTGATGTATTGTGCATCTTGGTGAGCGATACCGAGAGCTCGGTGAAGAATGCTGCAGATATATTGGATAGATTGATTAAGGATATTGTTAGTGCCAAAGCTGTGAACTATGTGAGTATATTAGATGAAATGAAAGATGGTGGtaacgaaaacgaaaacggAAATGGTGACCAAACGGGAGGAAGAGGTGGCGCTGGTGGAATTGGTGGTTTGGATAACGAATCAAGCATGGGATCAAGTGTACAAGATGGATTTGACTCCCAATTCATGTCAAAGCTAATCAATGGCCAAGATTTCAATACCAATTGGGGTAAGCAAACTTCGTATCTGGAGAGGTTGCCATTGCCTAGTGGTTCAGACTCTGTTCGGTCGCATTCCTTTGATGCTCAGGGTAATACAATCCAAACAGTGCAGCCACAAGAACCTGCAAAAGCATTTCAACTACCCAAGTTTATTCCAGTCTTGTTGGAGAGAATGTATATTGTTGACCCATTCaccaaaaaatttttaCTTTCGTGGCTTGAACTATTCAATGATATTCCAAACCTTGAACTCATACGATTCTTGCCTACTTTTTTACTGCCACTAATTAAATTTATGTTGAATGGTGCGCCACAGGATATAATATTTGAAACGGAAAACTTGTTGgatatttttttgagaGAGATTGCTGAAGTTGAAAGCGTAAAGTTGGAGATGAATAAGAAGTTGAGGAATATCGAGAAACACGCAACAAGCAGTGCAGAGCAGGGCAAAGGTGACGAAGATGTCGAATCTATAAGGAACAAGGTTGAATCTTTGAATATAAAGAATAAGACAAACGAGAACGAGAATGAGAACGCgaatgagaatgaaaaCGAGGACAAGGCGAAACAGTCGACTCAGGCAACTCAGAAAACTTTGagtggaaaagaaaataactTTACTAATGGTACCTTTGATGGTAATGGTAATAATGACAACAACGATAATATCGGCAATGACGGGGGTGATGGTCACAGTCACCACGGtcatgacgatgacgacggtcacgatgatgatgttgatgatggtaATGGTGATAATGATGCACTGATTCTGCAAGAAGTGCCATTCGGCCATGATATCTACATCGATCACCAAGAAATTATCCATATCCTATTATCTTTTCTCCAAGGGTTTAGTCAAAACGGGAATGGAAATGGCGGTGGTTTAAGCGGAAATAGCATAAAAGGTAAAGGAGAACTTCCTGATGATTCATACGAAACCAAAAGTAAAGTTCAACATATCTGTCTAAAATGGCTACGCGAATTAATCAATATAGCCCCCAGAGCAATATTGAAGAGTTTTTCCGATTGCGTTACAATAATATTGCAAAATATCTCCTCTACTGAAGAGCTGCAAACCTATGAATTACGTGACCAGTTTCTTGGTTTTAGCTACGAACTACAAGCATTTTTAAATAAATTTTATACTGATATTCGGCTGTTGGAAATATTTGGAGTGACTGAGGAATCCGAGACACTGTTTAATGCAAAGCAGTTACCAGATCTTTTAGCAAGTATTCTGAAGAGGTTCCTCTCGCAAGGTTCAAACCACAGCAACGAGTTGTCAAAAGTCACAGCACTTGATTggtttgtctttgtttACGAAAGAGTGCCAACAGAGtttctcaattttttccaaaaccaaGATAATGAGTTTGGCTTAACAGATTTGTTAAAGTATGATGCAAGCGATAATGTAATCCTCAAGGTATTGCAACTCTTGGCGAAAGTCTCAGAATCAAATCAGGAATTTTTTAGAGACTTTATTGCCAAGCTTATCAAACTATTCCAAAGTGGTGGATTTGACAAGAACCACAAGGTTGATTTTATTATTCGAAAATTGTGTCTTAGCTTGAACTCTGAAATAATCTTCACTACTCTTGCAGAGGTGCTTTTACTGGAATACAAGAGTGACGAGTCACATGATTTAAACTACATGGAGTTTGCAAATATGATGATCATCACGTTAAATAATATTTTGTTGACATCTACTGAGCTTCGTTTGTTCCGcaggaaattgaaaagcaTTGATTTGGCACTGGAGGAAAATTGGAATTTGTTTTCGACGCTATTCAAAAGTTGGTGTTTTGACGCTTCAAGTGCCATATCCCTTTGTCTTCTCACTTCGAATTATTACTTGTCCCATTTGGTTATCAAGAGTTTGGCTGATCTTGAAATCACTTCACGACTCTTGCTTCAGTTGGATGTGTTGATCCAGTTGTTGGAGCTGCCCATTTTTGTCAAACTTCGATTACAGCTTTTGGACCCATTACGTTATAGTGACTTGTACAAGAGCTTATATGGATTGTTAATGATTTTGCCACAATCAACGACTTTCCAGAACTTGCGCAATCGTGTCTCTACAATAAGCGTGTTTCATGAAAACTGTGGTTCTTATTCTTCCTTCTCTGCTTCATCAGAAGAACAACCAGCACTGGCATCGTTAGAGAATAAATTACAAGAAAGACGAGACAAGGAAGATATAACGGCCAAAGTTAAGGAGAAGAGCCGTTCCTTGTTAGAGCATTTTGAGGAAATACAAGTCAATTTTGAGGAACTTCAAATATAG